A single window of Vibrio sp. SCSIO 43137 DNA harbors:
- a CDS encoding YtxH domain-containing protein has protein sequence MRTKQMNNYNPYMYNPYLNQAASQAQQKDENKEYKQQNSTTHFVMGIAAGAAVAYLLSNKKFQKSVSATGEKAWSAVRGEVEELKERLEDTQAELEYYRNLHKGE, from the coding sequence ATGAGAACAAAGCAGATGAATAACTACAATCCCTATATGTATAACCCGTATCTGAATCAGGCCGCCTCTCAGGCTCAGCAGAAAGATGAAAACAAAGAGTATAAACAGCAAAACTCTACCACTCATTTTGTAATGGGCATTGCCGCTGGTGCTGCTGTTGCTTACCTGCTAAGCAACAAAAAGTTTCAGAAGAGCGTATCGGCAACCGGAGAAAAAGCCTGGTCAGCCGTGCGTGGTGAAGTAGAAGAACTGAAAGAGCGTCTGGAAGACACACAGGCTGAGCTAGAATACTACCGAAACCTTCATAAAGGTGAGTAA
- a CDS encoding HMA2 domain-containing protein: MKDDVKTVLKLRSWVRIAHHIPGRIRLKYKLGIIAHLARFNSDDIARALDDIPAFRNYKLNSSTGSVLIEYDPGTVSPALIEELFSQEDSVAEQACYKLADCLNLNGAE, from the coding sequence ATGAAAGATGACGTAAAAACAGTTTTAAAATTAAGATCTTGGGTTCGAATAGCCCATCATATACCCGGAAGAATCCGGCTGAAATATAAGTTGGGGATCATCGCTCATCTGGCGCGATTTAACTCTGACGATATTGCGCGGGCCTTAGATGATATTCCGGCATTTAGGAACTATAAACTGAACAGCAGCACCGGAAGCGTACTTATTGAGTATGACCCCGGCACGGTTAGTCCGGCTTTGATTGAAGAGTTATTCTCACAGGAAGACTCTGTTGCAGAACAGGCCTGTTACAAACTTGCTGACTGTCTCAACTTAAACGGAGCTGAATAA
- a CDS encoding lipoprotein — MKKLLFPLLLITLLSGCSIIALPFKAVGAVGDIISHNESAKQSEEMQTAALFASPEQQIDDEIQL, encoded by the coding sequence ATGAAAAAACTGTTGTTCCCGCTGCTACTTATCACCCTGTTAAGCGGGTGTTCTATCATTGCCCTGCCTTTTAAGGCGGTAGGTGCAGTCGGCGATATTATTTCCCACAACGAATCAGCAAAGCAGAGTGAAGAGATGCAAACCGCTGCACTTTTTGCTAGTCCGGAGCAGCAAATAGACGATGAGATTCAACTGTAA
- a CDS encoding heavy metal translocating P-type ATPase: MVSVKSHFPGRIRFKIKELAQFPGIGDWVKQSLIAIQGVKDVRVNEYARSIAIEYDEQLLDSATLEARVSAFDYREGELSEVHYHYTRGDVAMNIIGALSTFMLPRYLGAVSTATLIAPTVLEGVKEIADKKLSIEVLDAFALGLSYWRGDYKTAMMTQSLISLGEYMEEQTNRSSDRLLAELMTPNETMVWHIDDQGQKSQIHSSNLKEGDLIELMPGDAIPIDGSIESGEALINQASLTGESVPVRREINAVVYSGTSVHEGQIKVRVQKVGSEATTAQIAKLIYDSLSEKSETQQVTQEMADRRVKITLGIGAGVFALTQDINRVASVFLVDYSCALKLSTPVTFKSIMYRAAQSGILLKGGSAIEKLVKVDTCVFDKTGTLTHGDMEVTDVISFCDANSARDLLAISASVEEHSSHPLSQSIVNAAKNNALPHIDHGEVEYVIAHGLRSTLDGRTLVMGSRHFLEVHEKVDFTPFEQQIISYEQMGRHLIFISSESRLLGMIGLKDHLREDAIETLEHLRELGVNHLVMISGDRKYKAEKIGNELKIDQVYAEATPKSKSAIIEEIQAQGRTVMFVGDGVNDAPALSKADVGVAMCVGTDLARQVADVVLLKDRLYGLVEARQLAQTAMSIINSNIKIAEYVNSGIMLAAAMGWLSPTASALLHNGTTLGVLARSISARKS; this comes from the coding sequence TTGGTTAGTGTAAAAAGCCACTTTCCCGGCCGCATTCGTTTTAAAATCAAGGAACTTGCTCAGTTTCCCGGTATAGGTGACTGGGTAAAGCAGAGCCTGATTGCCATTCAGGGTGTTAAAGATGTCCGGGTAAATGAATATGCCCGCTCTATCGCTATTGAGTATGATGAGCAGTTACTTGATTCAGCCACACTTGAGGCCAGAGTCTCAGCTTTTGATTACCGTGAAGGCGAACTCAGCGAGGTCCATTATCACTATACCCGTGGTGATGTGGCGATGAACATCATTGGAGCTCTATCTACCTTTATGCTGCCTCGCTACCTTGGTGCAGTCAGTACTGCAACCCTTATCGCACCGACTGTACTCGAAGGCGTTAAAGAGATTGCAGATAAAAAACTCTCCATCGAAGTACTAGACGCTTTTGCCCTAGGTTTATCCTATTGGCGCGGCGACTACAAAACCGCCATGATGACCCAAAGCCTGATCAGCCTTGGCGAGTATATGGAAGAGCAGACTAACCGCAGCAGTGACAGGTTACTGGCCGAACTGATGACGCCCAACGAGACCATGGTCTGGCATATCGATGATCAAGGTCAGAAGAGTCAGATACACTCTTCCAACCTGAAAGAAGGTGATCTGATTGAGTTGATGCCGGGGGATGCTATTCCTATCGACGGAAGCATTGAGTCCGGTGAAGCACTGATTAATCAGGCTTCACTGACCGGCGAAAGCGTTCCTGTCCGCCGAGAAATCAATGCCGTTGTCTACTCCGGCACATCAGTGCATGAAGGTCAGATAAAAGTACGGGTGCAGAAAGTCGGTAGTGAAGCAACAACAGCCCAGATTGCTAAACTGATCTATGATTCACTGTCTGAAAAGAGTGAAACACAGCAGGTAACGCAGGAAATGGCAGACCGCCGCGTTAAAATCACTCTGGGGATAGGGGCAGGTGTATTCGCTCTTACTCAGGATATTAACCGGGTAGCCTCAGTATTTCTTGTCGACTATTCCTGTGCCCTTAAACTAAGTACTCCGGTCACCTTTAAATCCATAATGTACCGTGCAGCTCAAAGCGGCATTCTGCTTAAAGGTGGTAGCGCCATTGAAAAGCTGGTGAAAGTTGATACCTGTGTGTTTGATAAAACCGGAACCCTTACTCACGGCGATATGGAAGTGACCGATGTTATCTCCTTCTGTGACGCCAACAGTGCACGGGATCTACTGGCGATAAGTGCCTCCGTTGAAGAGCACAGTAGCCACCCACTATCCCAGTCCATCGTAAATGCGGCGAAGAACAATGCCCTGCCCCATATCGATCATGGAGAGGTAGAGTATGTTATTGCTCACGGCCTGCGCAGTACACTGGATGGCCGGACACTGGTTATGGGTAGCCGCCACTTCCTTGAAGTGCATGAAAAGGTTGATTTTACTCCGTTTGAACAGCAGATAATCTCTTATGAGCAGATGGGACGTCATCTGATTTTTATCTCCAGTGAGAGTCGTCTGCTGGGTATGATCGGCTTAAAAGACCATTTACGCGAAGATGCCATCGAGACTCTTGAACATCTGCGTGAACTAGGGGTTAATCATCTGGTGATGATATCCGGTGACCGTAAGTACAAAGCAGAAAAAATCGGCAATGAACTGAAGATCGATCAGGTATATGCAGAAGCAACGCCTAAGAGTAAGTCAGCTATCATTGAAGAGATTCAAGCTCAGGGACGAACGGTAATGTTTGTCGGAGACGGTGTTAATGATGCTCCGGCATTAAGTAAAGCGGATGTCGGTGTGGCTATGTGTGTCGGAACCGATCTCGCCAGACAAGTCGCCGATGTCGTATTGTTAAAAGACAGACTCTATGGTCTGGTTGAGGCCAGACAACTGGCGCAAACCGCCATGTCTATAATCAACAGCAATATTAAGATCGCAGAGTACGTTAACAGCGGGATTATGCTGGCAGCGGCCATGGGCTGGTTAAGCCCGACAGCAAGTGCCCTGCTGCACAACGGCACAACATTGGGTGTACTGGCAAGGTCAATATCTGCACGGAAATCCTAG
- a CDS encoding substrate-binding periplasmic protein — protein MLHTGSFPPYFFAESDPRTGTIKDIYSAIAKETGDEFEYVRVPFNRALHLFEKGDIHIEPMTNPAYRGESSVHGLYSTPFAVAEEIVLFNKKHFIEFHSPEDLLGETIGVIKGYYYPEFAPYFEDGRIKTSPVKSENILIKLLAADRYSQALINKDFAQFKIKDEHLSKQLAVGSTYSALDMMLRLHPEMSDAMPRFNKAIEKLKSNGTIDAIYSKYR, from the coding sequence ATGCTTCATACGGGTTCATTTCCACCTTACTTTTTTGCAGAAAGTGACCCACGGACAGGCACAATAAAAGATATTTACTCCGCCATCGCCAAAGAGACCGGAGACGAGTTCGAGTATGTTCGAGTCCCGTTCAACCGGGCGCTGCATCTGTTTGAAAAAGGCGATATTCATATAGAACCTATGACCAATCCTGCTTATCGTGGAGAGTCATCGGTTCACGGCTTGTACAGTACACCTTTTGCTGTTGCTGAAGAGATTGTACTGTTTAACAAAAAACACTTTATCGAGTTTCATTCTCCCGAGGATTTACTGGGCGAAACTATTGGCGTCATTAAGGGTTATTACTATCCGGAATTTGCACCTTACTTCGAAGATGGCAGAATCAAAACTTCACCAGTAAAGAGTGAAAATATTCTTATCAAACTGCTGGCAGCAGACCGTTATTCTCAGGCTTTGATCAATAAAGACTTTGCTCAGTTTAAAATTAAAGATGAACACTTAAGTAAACAGCTGGCTGTCGGCAGTACATACAGCGCCTTAGATATGATGCTACGCCTGCACCCTGAAATGAGTGACGCTATGCCAAGGTTTAATAAGGCGATAGAAAAACTAAAATCCAACGGCACCATTGACGCGATTTACAGTAAATATCGCTAA
- a CDS encoding YtxH domain-containing protein — translation MSDEEKQPQGIPPEWAGQMPPPYGYGFPPYPPMMPHGHMQQNMSPEMAQHHAYMHAMAMQHAQAMQYQAAQYHQAMMAAQAGANVNAPQPGNDAQAGANAGDPQNPFATDPLYAQAQAMLDGAMGEEEAGMFKEILGSLGMSDKEFWKGAVVGAAAALLLSNENVRGKLMGLVGGAGDMLKSGGSSVKESAMNTASSVKENVSAGSEIFRDTYQAGREGFKDSVERHKQAPQQEAELPEADPESEQGSNI, via the coding sequence ATGAGTGACGAAGAAAAGCAACCTCAAGGAATTCCTCCTGAATGGGCAGGGCAAATGCCCCCTCCCTACGGATATGGCTTTCCGCCTTATCCGCCAATGATGCCTCACGGGCATATGCAACAAAACATGAGCCCGGAAATGGCTCAGCATCACGCCTATATGCATGCAATGGCCATGCAGCACGCTCAGGCGATGCAATATCAGGCAGCACAATACCATCAGGCAATGATGGCGGCACAAGCTGGGGCAAATGTTAATGCTCCCCAGCCGGGCAATGATGCTCAGGCGGGAGCTAACGCGGGTGATCCGCAAAATCCGTTCGCGACCGATCCTCTCTATGCACAAGCACAAGCAATGCTTGACGGTGCAATGGGAGAAGAAGAAGCGGGAATGTTTAAAGAGATACTTGGGAGCTTAGGCATGAGTGATAAAGAATTCTGGAAAGGCGCAGTGGTTGGCGCAGCAGCCGCATTACTATTAAGCAACGAGAATGTACGCGGCAAGCTGATGGGTTTAGTCGGTGGTGCCGGCGATATGCTGAAAAGTGGTGGCTCTAGTGTAAAAGAGAGCGCAATGAACACGGCATCTTCAGTAAAAGAAAATGTCTCTGCAGGCAGCGAAATCTTTCGTGATACCTATCAGGCAGGAAGAGAAGGCTTTAAAGATTCCGTAGAGCGCCACAAACAAGCTCCTCAGCAAGAAGCTGAACTGCCTGAAGCGGATCCTGAGTCCGAGCAAGGCTCTAATATATGA
- a CDS encoding TrmB family transcriptional regulator, whose protein sequence is MSELVTKLMDFGFTKTDALVYINLLKNGQSTGYKIAKEIALSRSSVYSSIDNLYKNGYIFMSDGDTKEYEAKSPELIFSQIEKKTVKNIHILKKELSKMMLHEEKEFVYNVTGFDNLIQKAKEMINQAVLEIYLNTDFHLSVLEKEICAAIERGVRVIGFSFNKVAVPHEKMELYSRSENEETEYPSHRFMLVADMKLALMFSHREETIGLYSNNRLIVKMVAEHIHSDIYLAEYEKLEPEKRIRVNTIHEQSNAMVMDDNRKKQE, encoded by the coding sequence GTGTCTGAACTTGTTACCAAGTTAATGGATTTTGGATTTACCAAAACAGATGCCCTTGTGTATATCAACCTTTTGAAAAACGGCCAGTCGACTGGCTATAAAATCGCAAAAGAGATTGCCCTGTCCCGCTCTTCCGTTTATTCGTCTATCGATAATCTGTATAAGAACGGCTATATCTTTATGTCCGATGGCGACACCAAAGAATATGAGGCCAAATCGCCGGAGCTAATCTTTAGCCAGATAGAAAAGAAAACCGTTAAAAACATCCATATTCTCAAGAAAGAGCTGTCTAAAATGATGCTGCATGAGGAGAAAGAGTTTGTTTATAACGTTACCGGCTTTGACAACCTGATTCAGAAAGCCAAAGAGATGATTAATCAGGCGGTATTGGAAATTTACCTTAATACCGACTTCCACCTCTCGGTACTTGAAAAAGAGATCTGTGCCGCCATTGAACGCGGCGTGCGGGTTATTGGCTTCTCCTTTAATAAGGTGGCCGTTCCCCATGAAAAGATGGAGCTCTACTCCCGCTCTGAAAACGAAGAGACAGAGTATCCGTCTCATCGCTTTATGCTAGTGGCGGATATGAAGCTGGCGTTGATGTTCTCTCACCGGGAAGAGACTATCGGCTTGTACTCCAACAATCGTCTAATCGTAAAAATGGTTGCAGAACATATCCACAGTGATATCTATCTGGCTGAGTACGAGAAACTCGAGCCGGAAAAACGTATCCGGGTAAACACCATCCATGAGCAGAGTAATGCCATGGTAATGGATGATAACCGGAAAAAGCAGGAATAG
- a CDS encoding ROK family protein, whose product MNIGISIDRQWLHYYVARTPTNELYRSSVRIPKNYLMLLQTIETLISNMQKLYGKHRTLGLSLAEELVSENQQLADQLKKDIHQRTSIRCTVVLHSQSATLAQSHSKKQFKNQKLLGAYLDHGCGIELVENRQLHAIQAKSYSLWAHSLLPEFDSVTDGLTPVCHCGQETCLEQFITVEGLERQYHQLVLKDMTLENIYAQVDNCDIQSTRIYRIFLDQLARSLSKLISRYSPGYLLLFGAVSAYHSLAGDLKLALVRYCRSDLIPDIITPEQDAFIYARGASLLKKKTII is encoded by the coding sequence ATGAACATCGGCATCTCAATCGACCGGCAATGGCTGCACTACTATGTTGCCAGAACACCGACTAATGAACTGTATCGTAGCTCAGTAAGGATCCCAAAAAACTATCTGATGTTACTACAGACGATTGAGACGCTGATTTCTAACATGCAAAAACTGTATGGCAAGCACCGTACACTGGGTCTTAGCCTTGCAGAAGAACTAGTGAGTGAAAATCAGCAACTGGCTGATCAACTAAAAAAAGATATTCATCAGAGAACCAGTATCCGCTGCACTGTGGTGTTACACAGTCAGTCTGCCACGCTGGCTCAGTCCCATAGCAAAAAACAGTTTAAGAACCAGAAATTGTTGGGCGCTTATCTTGATCACGGCTGCGGTATTGAGCTGGTAGAGAACCGGCAGTTACACGCCATTCAGGCAAAATCTTACTCCTTGTGGGCTCATTCTCTGCTTCCTGAGTTTGACAGCGTCACAGACGGGCTGACACCCGTCTGTCACTGCGGACAAGAAACCTGTCTTGAACAGTTTATTACTGTTGAGGGCCTTGAACGCCAATACCACCAGCTAGTACTTAAAGATATGACCTTAGAAAATATCTACGCTCAGGTAGACAACTGTGATATTCAGTCCACCCGCATCTACCGGATATTTCTTGATCAACTCGCCCGTTCCCTTAGCAAATTAATTAGCCGCTATTCCCCCGGTTATCTGCTGCTTTTCGGAGCGGTCTCCGCCTACCATTCTCTTGCCGGAGATCTCAAATTGGCACTGGTCAGATATTGCCGTAGTGATCTTATTCCGGACATTATTACTCCGGAACAAGATGCGTTTATTTATGCCCGCGGAGCATCACTGTTAAAAAAGAAAACAATAATTTAG
- a CDS encoding HMA2 domain-containing protein, translating to MMTYIHKTDCRLRIRSDFILNHPGEVKDLIKDLNEIDAIQAVKHKRYAGSVAIKFDNSELDCESLLEILDSHGWTKAEEKNFFIENAAISGTKSLVKGAATIALSRFIAPSVSRLLFN from the coding sequence ATGATGACGTATATCCACAAAACGGACTGCCGGTTACGTATCCGTTCTGATTTTATTCTTAACCATCCCGGTGAAGTGAAAGACTTGATTAAAGATCTTAATGAAATTGATGCGATTCAGGCGGTTAAACACAAGAGATATGCTGGTTCTGTAGCGATTAAGTTTGATAACTCTGAGCTGGATTGCGAGTCACTGCTGGAGATACTAGACAGCCATGGCTGGACAAAAGCAGAAGAGAAAAACTTCTTTATTGAGAATGCTGCCATCAGCGGCACTAAGTCTCTGGTAAAAGGTGCTGCAACTATCGCTCTTTCCCGTTTTATTGCCCCTTCCGTCAGCCGTTTGCTATTTAATTAA
- a CDS encoding TIGR04219 family outer membrane beta-barrel protein: MKKSLITMALLTGAFTAHADTLAGGDIEINSWQPDYKYQNSDDGDSTEVTIEASFEHPIPLIPNIKFAQSAVDAKKFEYTKRDYILYYEILDNDLVSFDIGAGASHLSNGKITLPPASTQKFSGYVPTLYAMGEIGLPATPLFVFAKGSGIAYNDTEMLDLSAGVKYEIGLGLIGIELQAGYRTQTFNLEDFDSLTVDLDTSASGFFAGVNLDF, encoded by the coding sequence ATGAAAAAATCCCTTATTACTATGGCGCTGCTTACAGGCGCATTCACAGCCCATGCCGATACGCTGGCAGGCGGCGATATCGAAATCAACTCATGGCAACCAGATTACAAGTATCAGAACAGTGACGATGGTGACAGTACAGAAGTCACTATTGAAGCTTCATTTGAGCACCCTATTCCATTGATTCCAAACATCAAGTTTGCACAGTCAGCCGTCGATGCGAAAAAGTTTGAATACACCAAACGTGACTATATTCTCTACTATGAAATTCTGGATAACGATCTGGTTTCATTCGATATCGGTGCTGGTGCCAGTCACCTGAGTAACGGTAAAATCACTCTACCACCAGCCAGCACACAGAAGTTCAGCGGATACGTACCAACCTTATACGCTATGGGTGAAATCGGCCTGCCTGCAACGCCGTTGTTTGTGTTTGCCAAAGGCTCTGGTATAGCTTACAACGACACAGAAATGTTAGACCTCTCCGCCGGGGTAAAATATGAAATAGGCCTTGGTCTGATTGGAATTGAACTGCAGGCGGGATATCGCACCCAGACATTTAATCTGGAAGATTTTGATTCCCTGACGGTCGATCTGGATACGTCTGCCAGTGGTTTCTTTGCCGGTGTAAATCTCGACTTTTAA
- a CDS encoding HD domain-containing phosphohydrolase, whose amino-acid sequence MSPSNTILLLAGDLNHDRLRVITARKFLKALVPLLIINLIAVFAAFSLYSRFLDIEQQHQIDTSVESARSLIHRDMEHIASSLSFIQSSLAIQNYVSKGDQAARDKVAYALFNLIDTRRIYDQARLIGANGRELVRVNQEAEGPVIIEDDYLQDKSKRYYFQEGRKTPSGTIYMSPMDLNMEYGSVEYPLNPVIRFSRSLHDKQGEFKGMVLLNYHGAEILSKFETLMASIPDEAMLVNKRSFWLYNRDHSLEWGNILGHNQSFASTYPDIWSEMQQKKNGLLRSGDTTFTYLTINPFSESGSSLLQQGSGNENHWTIIVARDDIKVLALLAESLPHAYPLLIVYPIVLLLIWFWARASAAQELAEQNLLELNQTLENKVQARTRELQVIKDITVLSMATLAETRDEETGLHIKRTQLFVKRLAQELQKQPKYRSVLDSESVRLIYKSAPLHDIGKVGIPDEILLKPGKLTDDEFEVMKQHPVIGVNAFKESISMMETELPGSQAPDFLLYAKQIINYHHEKWDGTGYPEGLKGEEIPLPARIMMVADVFDAISCQRVYKRAFGKEETFKIMKQSCGTFFDPEIYQVFESIREEFWDIRNRLSDEVTPAKAG is encoded by the coding sequence ATGTCCCCGTCAAATACAATTCTGCTTCTGGCAGGAGATCTTAACCATGACAGGTTAAGAGTTATTACTGCCCGTAAGTTTTTAAAGGCGCTGGTCCCGCTGCTGATTATTAACTTAATCGCGGTGTTTGCGGCGTTTTCTCTTTATAGCCGCTTTCTCGATATAGAACAGCAGCATCAGATTGATACTTCTGTAGAATCTGCCCGTTCCCTTATTCACAGGGACATGGAGCATATCGCTTCCAGTCTGAGTTTCATCCAGTCGAGTCTGGCTATCCAGAATTATGTTAGCAAGGGTGACCAAGCCGCTAGAGATAAGGTTGCTTATGCTCTTTTTAACCTGATAGATACAAGGCGGATATACGATCAGGCACGATTAATTGGTGCCAACGGCAGAGAGCTTGTGCGGGTAAATCAGGAGGCTGAAGGTCCCGTTATCATTGAAGACGACTATCTTCAGGATAAATCGAAGCGTTACTACTTTCAGGAAGGCAGGAAAACGCCATCCGGTACGATTTATATGTCGCCAATGGATCTGAATATGGAGTATGGCTCAGTTGAGTACCCTCTTAATCCTGTGATTCGTTTTTCCCGCTCTCTTCATGATAAACAAGGGGAGTTTAAGGGGATGGTACTGCTCAACTATCACGGAGCAGAGATTTTATCTAAGTTTGAAACCTTGATGGCGTCCATTCCTGATGAAGCAATGCTGGTTAACAAGCGAAGTTTCTGGCTCTACAACCGTGATCATTCCCTTGAATGGGGGAATATTTTAGGCCACAACCAAAGCTTCGCATCCACATACCCTGACATATGGAGTGAAATGCAACAGAAAAAAAATGGCCTGTTGCGTTCAGGGGATACAACCTTTACTTACCTGACCATTAATCCATTTTCTGAGTCTGGTTCTTCTTTGCTACAACAAGGCTCAGGTAATGAAAATCACTGGACCATTATTGTTGCTCGCGATGATATTAAAGTTCTGGCACTACTCGCTGAAAGCCTGCCTCATGCCTATCCTCTTTTGATTGTTTACCCGATAGTACTGTTACTGATTTGGTTTTGGGCAAGGGCATCGGCGGCGCAGGAGCTGGCAGAGCAAAACCTGCTGGAACTGAATCAGACTCTGGAAAATAAGGTTCAGGCGCGTACCCGCGAACTTCAGGTGATAAAAGATATCACTGTACTGAGTATGGCTACGCTGGCGGAGACCCGTGACGAAGAAACAGGGCTGCATATCAAAAGAACTCAGCTGTTTGTTAAGCGTCTGGCTCAGGAACTGCAGAAGCAGCCGAAATATCGCTCAGTATTGGATAGTGAGTCGGTCAGGTTAATTTACAAATCTGCCCCGTTACATGATATCGGCAAGGTCGGGATCCCCGATGAAATTTTGCTTAAGCCGGGCAAACTGACGGATGATGAATTTGAAGTAATGAAACAGCATCCTGTGATTGGTGTGAATGCGTTTAAGGAGTCTATTTCCATGATGGAGACAGAGCTTCCCGGTTCACAGGCACCAGATTTTCTCTTGTATGCCAAACAGATTATTAACTATCACCATGAAAAGTGGGACGGAACCGGTTATCCGGAAGGACTGAAAGGGGAAGAGATTCCGTTGCCGGCCAGAATCATGATGGTGGCAGATGTGTTTGACGCCATCTCTTGTCAGCGGGTCTACAAGCGTGCATTCGGTAAGGAAGAGACCTTTAAGATAATGAAGCAGAGCTGCGGCACTTTTTTTGACCCGGAAATCTATCAGGTATTTGAAAGTATCAGAGAGGAGTTTTGGGATATCCGTAACCGCTTATCTGATGAGGTTACTCCGGCAAAAGCAGGGTAA
- a CDS encoding glycoside hydrolase family 13 protein, with protein sequence MITKSSLTHSAKSADSYAYDKETLHIRFRSARGEIDKVTLWIGDPYIWAEGGLDGGNLGGSDAHGWIGGNEVDMQLEGVTEHHDHWFAEFKPPKRRTRYGFILHGKEGEKILFGERRCVDLQDSKIAEAELSNISNFFCFPYINPKDVLTTPDWVQQTIWYQIFPERFANGRPEISPQGVMPWGSAPKSDNFMGGDLWGVIDKLDYLQELGINGLYFCPIFTANANHKYDTVDYYHVDPHFGGDEAFHALVKEAHRRGMKVMLDAVFNHIGHQSPLWLDVVEKGKESKYADWFWIKQFPVYPDLPKDQWDHWNLNFETFANVSEMPKLNTENEQCRQYLLDVARYWVEEFDIDGWRLDVANEVDHEFWRDFRRVVKGIKPDCYILGEIWHEGMPWLRGEQYDSLMNYPLTQAMTDYFALGLCDKEEFMHAVSQSYMAYPRNVNQAMFNLLDSHDTTRILTLCGGNKAKVRLAYLFMFTQVGSPCIYYGGEIGMDGGRRMGSEDNRKCMNWDSDTQDLELMAFIRSLIQMRKQYTCLNQPFIEWLNVDCPDCVAYRRGDLIFILNNSEQRQLVNLNGEQYQLPAYGYQIV encoded by the coding sequence ATGATTACAAAAAGCTCTCTTACACACTCAGCAAAGAGTGCAGACAGTTACGCCTATGATAAAGAGACTCTTCATATCCGCTTTCGCAGCGCCAGAGGGGAGATAGATAAAGTTACCCTCTGGATTGGCGACCCATATATCTGGGCAGAAGGCGGTCTGGATGGCGGCAACTTAGGCGGCAGCGATGCCCACGGCTGGATAGGTGGCAATGAAGTCGATATGCAGTTAGAAGGGGTAACAGAACACCATGACCACTGGTTTGCAGAATTCAAGCCACCTAAGCGTCGCACCCGCTACGGCTTTATCCTGCATGGGAAAGAGGGAGAGAAAATACTGTTCGGTGAGCGTCGTTGCGTTGACCTTCAGGACAGCAAGATAGCAGAAGCTGAATTAAGTAATATCAGCAACTTTTTCTGTTTCCCTTATATCAACCCGAAAGATGTACTTACTACTCCTGACTGGGTACAGCAGACCATCTGGTACCAGATATTCCCGGAACGCTTTGCTAACGGCAGGCCGGAGATTTCCCCGCAAGGCGTTATGCCATGGGGCAGCGCACCTAAGTCCGATAACTTTATGGGGGGGGATCTATGGGGAGTGATAGACAAACTGGATTACCTGCAGGAGCTAGGCATCAACGGGCTCTATTTCTGTCCGATTTTTACTGCCAACGCCAACCATAAATATGACACGGTAGATTACTACCATGTTGATCCTCACTTTGGCGGAGATGAGGCGTTTCATGCTCTGGTAAAAGAAGCCCATAGACGCGGCATGAAAGTGATGCTGGATGCGGTATTTAATCATATCGGCCATCAGTCTCCCCTTTGGCTGGATGTGGTAGAAAAGGGGAAAGAGTCCAAATACGCAGACTGGTTCTGGATTAAGCAGTTTCCTGTCTACCCTGACCTGCCGAAAGATCAATGGGATCACTGGAACCTGAACTTCGAGACATTTGCCAATGTCAGTGAAATGCCAAAGCTGAATACAGAAAACGAACAGTGTCGCCAGTACCTGCTTGATGTCGCCCGATACTGGGTGGAAGAGTTTGATATTGACGGCTGGCGGCTGGATGTTGCCAATGAAGTGGATCACGAGTTCTGGCGCGATTTCCGCCGGGTGGTGAAAGGGATAAAACCTGACTGCTATATTCTTGGCGAAATCTGGCACGAAGGCATGCCGTGGCTGCGTGGTGAACAGTATGACTCGCTAATGAACTACCCCCTGACGCAGGCCATGACAGACTATTTCGCTTTGGGTCTCTGCGACAAAGAAGAGTTTATGCATGCTGTCAGTCAGTCCTATATGGCTTACCCACGCAACGTTAATCAGGCCATGTTTAACCTGCTGGACAGCCATGACACCACCCGCATTCTCACCCTTTGCGGCGGCAATAAAGCTAAGGTACGTCTGGCGTATCTGTTTATGTTTACTCAGGTGGGTTCGCCATGCATTTACTATGGCGGCGAAATTGGCATGGATGGCGGCCGGCGTATGGGCAGTGAAGATAACCGTAAGTGCATGAACTGGGACAGTGACACTCAGGATCTGGAGCTAATGGCCTTTATCCGCTCGTTAATTCAAATGCGTAAACAGTACACCTGCCTGAATCAACCCTTTATTGAGTGGTTGAACGTTGATTGTCCGGACTGCGTTGCTTACCGGCGCGGCGATCTGATCTTTATTCTGAATAATTCTGAGCAGCGGCAGTTGGTCAATCTGAATGGTGAGCAGTATCAGCTACCCGCATACGGTTATCAGATTGTATAG